Proteins encoded within one genomic window of Malaclemys terrapin pileata isolate rMalTer1 chromosome 22, rMalTer1.hap1, whole genome shotgun sequence:
- the THRAP3 gene encoding thyroid hormone receptor-associated protein 3, translating into MSKTNKSKSGSRSSRSRSGSRSRSRSFSKSRSRSRSVSRSRKRRLSSRSRSRSYSPSHNRERNHPRVYQSRDFRGHNRGYRRPYYFRGRNRGFYPWGQYNRGGYGNYRSNWQNYRQAYSPRRGRSRSRSPKRRSPSPRSRSHSRNSDKSSSDRSRRSSSSRSSSNHSRVESSKRRSIKEKKSSSKDTRASQAAGDNQGDDSKDQPFSGGATQDVKVSEGSKPWQDMTTYSTSSVSRVSAVPELSPRERSPALKSPLQSVVVRRRSPRPSPLQKPSPPLSNPSQLGSVLQSSASFQTGSHQGPFDHGSSGLSPTRKSPVCKSPTTIGSIYGASQKEEAAAPGGAAFSKRYLEEQKTENGKDKEQKLTNLEKEKMKEKGGFSELGLADGKTKSDLYTSKTDPEKPYRSSQSPKRYKFRDDFEKLKMAEFHKEGHYGKEEMDEQDKKDKAKGRKDSEFDDEPKFMSKVVATSSKNQDEDRPGKWEGVVFLPSAKEKQRKAEEMEEDPYSERSKKEDKLASKRAEAGHRGFVPEKNFRVTAYKASQEKSTSPPLRKASESREKPGTRGDGLATGKSSFSITREAQVNVRMDSFDEDLARPSGLLAQERKLCRDLVHSNKKDQEFRSIFHHIQSAQSQRSPSELFAQHIVTIVHHVKEHHFGSSGMTLNERFTKYLKRGMEQDQAKNKKSPEIHRRIDISPSTFRKHGFTPEEMKSTREPGNKTEGKYKDDPVDLRLDIERRKKHKERDLKREKSRESVDSRDSSHSRERSTEKPERSHKGSKKKKHRRVRERSRSTSSSSPSSRSYKGEDYPEESEEREECTTGFDKSRLGTKEFAGPNERGRARGTFFRARGRGWNRGTFSGNNNNNNSSSSNDFQKRNRDEEWDPEYTPKSKKYYLHDDREGEGGEKWGNRGRGRGSFPRGRGRFMFRKSSTSPKWAHDKFSGEEGEIEDDESGTENREEKDNLQSAAD; encoded by the exons ATGTCGAAAACTAACAAATCAAAATCTGGATCCCGCTCGTCTCGTTCAAGATCTGGATCGAGATCACGCTCCCGCTCCTTCTCCAAATCCCGTTCCCGCTCCCGTTCTGTCTCGCGATCAAGAAAACGCAGGCTCAG ttctaGGTCCCGTTCTAGGTCATATTCTCCGTCTCACAACAGAGAAAGGAACCACCCAAGAGTGTATCAGAGCCGGGATTTCAGAGGTCATAACAGAGGGTACAGGAGACCATATTATTTCCGTGGGCGGAACCGAGGATTTTATCCATGGGGCCAATATAACCGAGGCGGCTATGGAAATTACAGGTCCAACTGGCAAAATTATCGCCAAGCCTACAGCCCTCGTAGGGGGCGTTCCCGATCTCGATCGCCAAAGAGAAGGTCTCCATCACCAAGATCAAGAAGCCATTCTAGAAACTCTGATAAGTCATCTTCTGATAGGTCAAGGAGGTCTTCATCTTCCCGGTCTTCCTCGAACCACAGCCGAGTTGAGTCTTCCAAGCGTAGGtccataaaggaaaaaaaatcctcttccAAGGACACGCGGGCATCACAGGCTGCGGGAGATAATCAAGGTGATGATTCGAAGGATCAGCCATTTTCGGGAGGAGCTACTCAAGATGTCAAGGTGTCTGAGGGGTCAAAGCCCTGGCAAGACATGACCACTTACAGCACAAGTTCAGTGTCAAGAGTGTCTGCCGTGCCTGAGCTTAGCCCAAGAGAGCGCAGTCCTGCGCTAAAAAGTCCTCTCCAGTCTGTTGTGGTGAGGCGCCGTTCTCCTCGGCCAAGTCCATTGCAGAAGCCGAGTCCTCCACTGTCAAACCCCTCACAGCTGGGGTCTGTTTTACAAAGCAGTGCCTCATTTCAGACAGGCTCACATCAGGGTCCATTTGACCATGGTTCATCAGGATTGAGCCCAACGAGGAAGAGTCCTGTGTGTAAAAGTCCCACGACAATCGGTTCAATTTATGGTGCCTCGCAGAaggaggaagcagcagctcctggcgggGCAGCCTTTTCAAAGAG gtaTTTGGAAGAACAGAAGACTGAGAATGGGAAAGACAAGGAACAGAAACTAACAAAtcttgaaaaggaaaaaatgaaagagAAGGGAGGCTTCTCTGAGTTGGGTTTAGCAGATGGCAAGACGAAATCAGACCTGTACACCTCCAAAACTGACCCTGAAAAGCCTTATCGCAGCAGCCAGTCTCCTAAACGCTATAAGTTTCGGGATGACTTTGAGAAGCTGAAGATGGCTGAGTTCCACAAGGAAGGTCATTATGGCAAAGAGGAGATGGATGAGCAGGATAAGAAAGACAAGGCAAAGGGCCGAAAGGATTCGGAGTTTGATGATGAGCCCAAATTCATGTCTAAAGTGGTAGCAACCTCCAGCAAAAATCAGGATGAGGATAGGCCAGGTAAATGGGAAGGCGTAGTGTTCTTACCATCTGCAAAGGAGAAGCAAAGGAAAGCTGAGGAAATGGAGGAGGATCCCTATTCTGAAAGATCGAAAAAGGAAGACAAGCTAGCATCCAAGAGAGCAGAGGCTGGTCACAGGGGGTTTGTTCCCGAAAAGAATTTTAGAGTGACCGCTTACAAAGCAAGTCAGGAAAAAAGTACTTCACCACCTCTGAGAAAGGCCTCTGAGAGTCGGGAGAAGCCAGGAACCAGAGGAGATGGTTTAGCCACTGGCAAATCCTCCTTTTCCATTACCCGGGAGGCCCAGGTCAATGTCCGAATGGATTCCTTTGATGAAGATCTTGCACG TCCAAGTGGTTTATTGGCACAGGAGCGGAAGCTATGTCGTGACTTAGTACACAGCAACAAAAAAGACCAGGAGTTCCGCTCCATTTTCCACCATATACAGTCAGCTCAGTCTCAGCGAAGTCCTTCTGAATTGTTTGCTCAGCACATAGTGACTATAGTCCATCATGTAAAAG AGCATCACTTTGGGTCTTCAGGAATGACACTGAATGAACGCTTTACAAAATACCTAAAGAGAGGAATGGAGCAAGATCAAGCTAAAAACAAGAAGAGCCCTGAAATCCACAG GAGGATAGATATTTCTCCCAGTACTTTCAGAAAACACGGGTTCACTCCAGAGGAAATGAAGAGCACCAGAGAGCCTGGCAACAAG ACTGAAGGGAAATATAAAGACGACCCAGTTGACCTGCGCCTTGATATCGAACGTCGTAAAAAACATAAGGAAAGAGATCTTAAACGAGAGAAGTCGAGAGAATCCGTGGACTCAAGAGATTCAAGTCATTCAAGGGAAAGATCAACTGAGAAACCAGAGAGAAGTCACAAAGGGTCAAAAAAGAA GAAACACAGGAGAGTGCGTGAGCGATCCAGGTCCACTTCTTCATCTTCACCATCTTCTCGTTCGTACAAAGGGGAGGACTACCCAGAGGAGAGCGAGGAGAGGGAGGAGTGTACCACAGGCTTTGACAAATCCCGGCTTGGGACAAAAGAGTTTGCTGGCCCAAATGAGAGAGGAAGAGCTAGAGGGACCTTC TTCAGAGCAAGGGGGAGAGGATGGAACAGAGGCACCTTTTCGggaaacaataacaacaacaacagcagcagtagCAATGACTTTCAGAAGCGAAACAGGGATGAGGAGTGGGACCCAGAGTACACACCCAAGAGCAAAAAGTATTATCTG CACGATGACCGGGAGGGTGAAGGTGGTGAGAAGTGGGGGAACAGAGGTCGAGGCCGGGGTTCCTTCCCCCGAGGGAGAGGTCGTTTCATGTTCAGAAAATCGAGCACTAGTCCCAAGTGGGCCCACGACAAATTTAGTGGAGAAGAGGGAGAAATTGAGGATGATGAGAGTGGAACGGAGAATCGAGAGGAAAAGGACAACCTACAGTCAGCTGCTGACTAG